TCGATGTTCGATCTCGAAGAGAGGGAAGAGATCTTCGGAAAGTGGGTTTTTATGATCCAATAAAGAATCAAACCTATTTAAATATTCCTGTTATTCTATATTTCCTTGAACGAGGCGCTCAACCTACAGGAACTGTTCAGGACATTTCAAAAAGGGCTGGTGTTTTTATGGAACTTAGCTCGAATCAACAAACGAAATTCCATTAATGAAATAAAAAAAAGGGGGTGTGGATGACTTGTATATAGATTTCTAA
The DNA window shown above is from Glycine max chloroplast, complete genome and carries:
- the rps16 gene encoding ribosomal protein S16, with the translated sequence MVKLRLKRCGKKQRAVYRIVAIDVRSRREGRDLRKVGFYDPIKNQTYLNIPVILYFLERGAQPTGTVQDISKRAGVFMELSSNQQTKFH